The Misgurnus anguillicaudatus chromosome 15, ASM2758022v2, whole genome shotgun sequence genome has a window encoding:
- the secisbp2l gene encoding selenocysteine insertion sequence-binding protein 2-like isoform X2: MDSGERKDVKLSAEVEPFIPQKKGVDPSLLPMSLCGEGGAEPTQIPSYLITCYPFVQENQNNSNQSFSRQLPVYSGDHRWPQVNPSPGGPYLAYPILSSPQAPVNSDYATYYHAVMPTPCPPVVGFYQPFPGPYAGPLQAGALNSVSDCSDRPVAQGQRGRGVSRVPIMHKQPVIQPMRVKRPVMRSVAVQKEVGAAGPDGRSKTVLLVDAAQQTDFPGEACGRSDQSNSLQWKNKARRRRTSQQESSSEHGASEADIDSDSGYCSPKHNQGGVSVSTGQQTTAVAVDASVMTAVSWGNVGSHNIQKPWTDRSVSYQRGGRGTPEQRNYTQPEIQPSFGGRAGVQRRSQHVSALNTPETHNTHLTPEPLYFQDEEEFPDLNTGGAAQRSKPEPAQPKLPKTLLDNLPENSPISIVQTPIPITSSVPKRAKSQRKKALAAALATAQEYSEISMEQKKLQEALSKAAGKKSRTPVQLDLGDMLAALEKQQQAMKARQLNNTKPLTYTVGTVGALHTKDNTSLSAVKHSYTPPHNILDSTAPRVKRGKEREIPKVKKTTAMKKIILQEREVKKGKSSTDQSVSGAEDQRDADTLTQEQDENGLSVPSDASLSPASQNSPYSITPVSQGSPGSSGIGSPMATSAITKIHSRRFREYCNQVLSKEIDESVTLLLQELVRFQERVYQKEPSKAKAKRRLVMGLREVTKHMKLNKIKCVIISPNCEKIQAKGGLDEALYNVIAMAREQEIPFVFALGRKALGRCVNKLVPVSVVGIFNFSGAEDLFNKLVCLTEEARRAYKDMVNALEQEQAEEALKNVKKVTHHMGHSRNPSAASAISFCSVISEPISEVNEKEYETNWRTMVENTDAPEPLGSELSGRAAIREPEVTTPAPQPPPAPTPAAARAPEREESRTDDRLEWASQRSTDTGSLDGSCRDHLNSSITSTTSTLVPGMLEEEEEEEEEEEDYPPEPISVQVPPLSCRIESWVSKTLENLQLHRQSDGSTDDEDEDGRVSDEELDSSDLTEPTPDDKDVLEPAVHTG, encoded by the exons TAATCAGTCATTCAGCCGGCAGCTGCCCGTGTACAGCGGAGATCACCGATGGCCGCAGGTGAACCCGAGCCCAGGTGGACCGTACCTAGCGTACCCCATCCTGTCCTCCCCTCAAGCCCCCGTCAACAGCGATTACGCCACATACTATCATGCCGTCATGCCCACGCCGTGTCCTCCTGTGGTGGGTTTCTACCAGCCGTTCCCCGGGCCGTACGCAGGGCCGCTGCAGGCCGGCGCATTAAACTCTGTATCAGACTGCAGCGACAGACCGGTAGCACAGGGTCAGAGAGGGAGAGGCGTCTCACGAGTGCCCATCATGCACAAG CAGCCGGTGATTCAGCCAATGAGAGTCAAGCGCCCCGTGATGCGGAGTGTGGCGGTACAGAAGGAAGTAGGGGCAGCTGGACCTGATGGGAGATCCAAGACAGTGTTGCTGGTGGATGCTGCACAGCAGACGG ATTTTCCAGGCGAGGCGTGCGGCAGATCCGATCAGTCGAATTCATTGCAATGGAAGAATAAAGCCCGACGCAGGCGCACATCACAACAAGAGTCATCCAGTGAGCACGGAGCCAGCGAGGCCGACATCGACAGTGACAGCGGCTACTGCAGCCCCAAACACAACCAGGGAGGTGTCAGCGTTTCAACCGGTCAACAGACAACTGCGGTG gcTGTGGACGCAAGTGTCATGACAG CGGTTAGCTGGGGAAATGTTGGATCGCACAACATCCAGAAACCATGGACGGACAGATCTGTGTCCTACCAGAGAGGCGGCAGAGGGACCCCTGAGCAGAGGAACTATACGCAG CCGGAGATTCAGCCGAGTTTTGGAGGTCGTGCAGGAGTCCAGAGGAGATCACAGCATGTGTCAGCACTCAACACTCCAGAGACTCACAATACACACCTTACACCTGAGCCACTCTACTttcag GATGAAGAGGAGTTTCCTGATCTGAACACAGGTGGCGCTGCTCAACGTAGTAAACCAGAGCCAGCACAGCCCAAACTGCCCAAGACCCTG cTGGATAACCTTCCAGAGAATTCACCCATCAGCATTGTACAGACACCCATTCCCATCACCAGCTCAGTACCCAAAAGAGCAAAGAGTCAGAGGAAGAAAGCTCTCGCCGCTGCTCTGGCCACAGCACAGGAGTATTCAGAGATCAGTATGGAGCAGAAGAAACTTCAG GAGGCGCTCTCCAAAGCAGCAGGGAAGAAGAGCAGGACTCCAGTACAGTTAGATCTGGGAGACATGTTGGCAGCACTTGAGAAACAACAACAGGCTATGAAGGCACGACAGCTGAACAACACCAAACCATTGACGTACACAG tTGGGACAGTAGGAGCTCTACACACTAAAGATAACACTTCATTATCAGCCGTCAAACATTCATACACCCCACCACACAACATCCTGGACTCCACTGCTCCTCGTGTCAAGAGAGGAAAAGAACGAGAGATTCCCAAAGTCAAGAAGACCACCGCCATGAAGAAG ATAATTCTGCAGGAGCGTGAGGTGAAGAAAGGCAAGAGTTCGACAGATCAGAGTGTGTCTGGAGCTGAAGATCAGAGAGACGCTGATACCCTTACACAGGAACAGGATG aGAACGGTCTGAGCGTGCCCAGCGATGCGTCGTTGTCTCCAGCGAGTCAGAATTCTCCGTACAGCATCACACCTGTATCTCAGGGATCACCTGGCAGCTCGGGCATCGGCAGCCCTATGGCTACATCTGCCATTACCAAGATACACAGCCGCAGGTTCAGAGAGTa CTGTAATCAGGTGTTAAGTAAAGAGATCGATGAAAGCGTGACGCTGCTCCTGCAGGAGTTGGTTCGGTTTCAAGAGCGTGTCTATCAGAAAGAGCCCAGTAAAGCCAAAGCCAAGCGAAGACTGGTGATGGGATTGAGAGAGGTCACCAaacacatgaaactaaacaaGATCAAGTGTGTCATCATCTCACCCAACTGTGAGAAGATTCAGGCTAAAG gtgGTCTGGATGAGGCTCTTTATAATGTCATCGCTATGGCAAGAGAGCAAGAAATCCCATTTGTGTTTGCTCTGGGACGTAAAGCTCTCGGTCGCTGTGTGAATAAACTCGTGCCTGTGAGCGTCGTGGGAATATTTAACTTCTCTGGTGCAGag GATTTGtttaataagctggtgtgtctGACTGAAGAGGCACGGAGAGCGTATAAAGACATGGTGAACGCTCTGGAGCAGGAGCAGGCTGAGGAGGCTCTGAAGAACGTCAAGAAGGTCACGCATCACATGGGTCACTCCAGAAACCCATCTGCTGCCAGCGCCATCTCATTCTGCAGTGTCATCTCTGAACCCATCTCAGAAGTCAATGAGAAGGAATACG aAACTAACTGGAGGACTATGGTGGAGAACACAGACGCCCCTGAACCACTTGGGTCTGAGCTCAGCGGCAGGGCCGCCATCAGAGAGCCAGAGGTCACCACGCCCGCCCCGCAGCCGCCACCTGCCCCGACCCCAGCGGCCGCTCGAGCTCCAGAGAGAGAGGAGTCCCGCACGGACGACCGTTTGGAGTGGGCATCGCAGCGGAGCACGGATACGGGCTCGCTGGACGGCAGCTGCCGCGATCACCTCAACTCCTCCATCACCAGCACCACCAGCACACTGGTGCCCGGCATgctggaggaggaagaggaggaggaagaggaggaagaggactaCCCACCTGAACCCATCTCTGTGCAGGTGCCGCCGCTCAGCTGCAGGATCGAGTCGTGGGTCTCCAAAACACTGGAGAACCTGCAGCTGCACAGACAGAGCGACGGCAGCactgatgatgaagatgaggaCGGGCGGGTGAGCGACGAAGAGCTCGACTCATCTGACCTGACGGAACCGACGCCCGATGACAAGGATGTGCTGGAACCTGCCGTTCACACAGGCTGA